A stretch of DNA from Apis cerana isolate GH-2021 linkage group LG8, AcerK_1.0, whole genome shotgun sequence:
aataaaatttattattttaaaactatgactttatttaattcaatttttttgatatttattataaataatatatattataaataatatatttaattatgtaaaataatatgtttaatacaaaaatatatacaaacataatataatgaattctaacgaaatacatttaaaatgtatgcatttcaaatataaaatatttataaaaatgtgatattaaatatatatgacagTTATTCTActttcttcaaataataaataataaataattaaaatttttaatttataaaatattttataaaaataataaattataatctttgtaaaaaatattttgaaattattttagatgaaattttcaatttaattcttagattttaaaatcgatttataaaatgattaattaataactatataaattagcAATCAGATaatctactttttttataattaaagttttgttaattgtaatataatatatataatatacctttgttatgtatatataataaatattattgtaaaattaaagtttctgTTCCTCCTCGTCGTACGATGATTCCATTTGATACTTTACTTTCCTCagcgtatttaattttatatttaaatactctaaaaagatatatttttatatatatcttataaaatatcaattttttttaatttaaaatatacgatatttttacttaCGATAATATACTATTCCACATCTgtgtttgtttttcatttaccgagttaattttttttatatgttctttttccattattaaattttttatctttgcttCTTCTgcttgaataatgaaatttaattcttctcttATCTTTTTACCAGGATTAGAAATTGTAGAatcctatataataatacttaattacacatatgaaaaattatttaactatagtatataaaatttaactaacTTTTATGTCccgttttattctttcttctataATCTTCATTTTAGCTATGAGTTTTAgtaattcttctttctcttcaatatccttttgataaaataattaaggtaataaaataaaaatatctaatacaatagacattatattgattaccttcgttaattttgtttttttactttccaactcagattgtaaattatttattaagatattcatACTCGATTTTACTTGGTCTTGtgcttttttcgttttctcttgTTGTTGTTCAAAttcatgatatttttctcttaatgtCTGCacttctataatattaaaattatttgaattttttttattatattttaatatgtattcatACCATTTATCAATGGGATTAATTTTGCTTTAAAGGTGCTTATATCTCGACATAATTGAAGATTCATCGAAGATGCATTCTCTTCTGTGAAATTATTTGGAGTATTTTTCTTAACCGTTTCCAATCTTTCTTTCGCCTGGTTGCATTGATTATACTAATagaagtaattattattattatttatattatttaaataaataacataatattggaaaaaagtaCCTGATTTTCTAAGATGGCGGCTGTTCGATATAATATACTGTTCTCCGCATTAAACCATGTCAGTTCAGATTTACAATGTTTATAAAGTGTTCCTCTagtttttaaacgatttatatatttttttaaatcttctccTTTAGGAATGATGTCTTCTACTATCAATTTTGATAGTTCgcgtttttcttctaattttgtcTGCAATTCTTGCAAAGAATTCGCtgtcttttctaatttttcaagaacatttctttttatatttgcaactGCAGCTGCTTGTTGTCGAAATGGTTCtattttatcaatgttattttttgtaatctaaataaatttattaacaaattctaaatatattcatagataaaagatatattataatatattataaaattgatgtttacctttaattctattaaattctgAATTTCTTTGGCTATACTATCCAAGTTATTTCGTAGACCCGTTATTTGATCTGGATTTAAATACGAATACTGTTTTACTGTGTTCAAGGCTTTTATACGATTTGTCTGTGCATGTATTTCTGCcggtaatttttcattcataactACAGTTTGAACAGTAATTACTTCAGATAAATGTTGCAATAATGTTTGAactgtaatttcattttcatctttttttaaggTTTGTAATTCTCTTTCCAATCTTTGTAAGTTAGACTAAAAtttgtacatattatataatttttattaaaattaaaataaatcttaaattttttaattattaaacatattatactTGTAATCtagatattatttctttttcttgctcTTCTTGCAGTACTAAATCACGTTCTTTGTCTTTTTCTATTCGCAAAGCTCGGGCAACATTCAATAAATGTATTCCAGTTTCAGCTTTCATTCTCATCTTTTCGATACGTATAATTACTGcctacataattaaattactttaaatgaaaaaaaaagattaaaatctataaataaatatactcacttctttttctttttccattgttTTTAAATCAGTAGTAAGCTCACTAGCATTCTCATAATTCTATGTTtgtgaaaatagaattaagaaataattttaataaataaaaaataaaatatcaatataatctattacCTTCTTtcctatttctctttctttatgcACTGTTTTAAATCTATCAATCAAAGTCATGTATTGTTCATAAAAAGCGAAAACTTCTGGATCGCTTAAATATTCGCTAGGAACTtctatctaattaattataataaaattatattcagaaataattttatgaaaacaaataagtattgatatatatgaatacatatataaacatataccATATGTATACCTTCACTAAAAAGCGTGATAAATAAGCTCTTTTTTGAACTACATCTATATGAGATAGAAGCCAGGTAAAAATAGGATGAATAATATCAGAATCTCCATGAACCAGACCTTGTCTATCCATACAAAAATAAGTACAATCAATTCGTAACGAAGtacttaaaatgaaataaaaaacttgCCTAAAGCTCACAGGATCTATTCGTggttgataatgaaatatacgcaaaatagataatatataaatggaaatttctTCAGAAGTCTCattttttatactaatattaccatcaatattttgattctGTATTTTAATCAACAACTCCTTCAATACCTACAATGCAACTTCATAAACAAAacaatcttaaataattttttaacttatttaaaaatttatcaattaaaaaaaaatatcataatatcaatTCTTACTTGAAGCAATTCTTCTGAACTtagagaattgaaataaatcacATTATAATTACGTCCCAATAATTTGTTCACTTCTGTtacaatgaatttaatattctctttcattatgttctatttttttctcttcttcaaaGATTttgaactattttatttagaaataactaGTTAAATTAGAGAAATGTTTTGTTGTTATAAACCGTCGTCCTGGCAACTGATCACGTTacatctctctttctttctaaaagTATGCAAAACTCCACGTATGTATATCgtgtttaaagaaattttctttatatatttaaattattagagatttcgttaaaattaattgttaattgaatGTAATACATAATCCTAtcgaatcatatttaaattatatcaattgttTGTCATagtttatatgcatatatcgattttatagCAATttgtattctaattatattaatagacaGCATTATACGGAAttgtatatcttatatataatattaaaattaatatttaaatatattaaatatattaagtcattaaatattttaatgactaaatttatatataaaaaactaattataattaaaattatacaattaagttagaaattaagattttaattttttgaagtttctattaatataatagttttttatatttcgtggTAAATAAAGCATTAGATAGAATGTCAAATATAGTTTAAGAATCATAATcagttttattaaaaggaaatttatcCAGCACAAGATTATAATTAGCAGATAACGACAGAGATCATATTgccttgttttcttttcttctttttcttctttaaatatatttttaaatataacgtacgatcttttttttttgtcatataAAATGCAGTGCTttcatttcctttatttttcaacaattacacaattttgatatgaaaaaatttgggAATtagtttatgaatttatttcatctttgatAATataccaaatatatatatatatatatatatatatatatatatatatatatatatatatatattcataatttatcaataatgcaTAAATTGATTTGAGCATAATTTCCCATAATATTAACTgtactttaattttcttatttaacaaACTTCAACACTAAATAGTGTGTCagttttttttgtattctttatcagaacaatttttcattcgtttatataagttaaaacGTGAAAGGGAATGTATATCAAAgataatcaaagaaaaatattcactaACATTTGACTATTTTCTATGATTAAAAGTGTGATTAATTCTGTTTCGTTTctgctttttatattaatgtaacatttttttaattcttataataatgttgcatatgcatattataaaaatgacttgtgaagttttataaaaagaaccaTGCAAGTCATATATTTATGACAATGTTTAATAATCAGTCTAAAACTTGAACAATGTAGCAACGTTGTGATAATCAAATACTGAAAATGAAGATTgcactatatataaatagtttaatatatatgtataatctatattttaatatatatatatatatatattatatatatattatatatatatatatatatatatatatataatatataagtaccATAATATTGGATATTAGATGTTACATAAAGGATAGAATTTAATGAGttgaatatctattttttttcaaaacaaaaaacaaaataagaggggaaaagaaaattccttaAATGTATCTTGACTTATGAATAATACATTTGCAAAATTCAGTGtgcacaatataaaaaattaaaattatgataatgacTCGCTTTCAATATTATGCAACATCTTACTTAGTGctgtgtaaatttaaataattttatttaattcggtGCGTGTCGATAATTAAGCTTTCTCTCAACCTCcaattctcgaatttttatagatgTAAAAATTGTCATGTCAGGATTCAAACGAATCAAAGTTGATTTTGTAAccgtttttgtttatatagcATCACAGAATAAGGGGATAATTTACAACAttacgtaaaataataatgatcgcAGCAATCAATCAAGGTTTGGCTTACATTCATTATTGATGACTACTGGATACAGTTTCCTCAAGCAtagtaagataataaaaatcatacatGAATTTGTATGAACATTACATTATACTTAGATGCACTTAGTGTATTAAacactaaaaatttattaatttaaaatcgccAGTATTGAACTCAACTTCGCATTATATATACCTAATATAAAACAAGAA
This window harbors:
- the LOC107992615 gene encoding intraflagellar transport protein 81 homolog isoform X1; its protein translation is MKENIKFIVTEVNKLLGRNYNVIYFNSLSSEELLQVLKELLIKIQNQNIDGNISIKNETSEEISIYILSILRIFHYQPRIDPVSFRQVFYFILSTSLRIDCTYFCMDRQGLVHGDSDIIHPIFTWLLSHIDVVQKRAYLSRFLVKIEVPSEYLSDPEVFAFYEQYMTLIDRFKTVHKEREIGKKNYENASELTTDLKTMEKEKEAVIIRIEKMRMKAETGIHLLNVARALRIEKDKERDLVLQEEQEKEIISRLQSNLQRLERELQTLKKDENEITVQTLLQHLSEVITVQTVVMNEKLPAEIHAQTNRIKALNTVKQYSYLNPDQITGLRNNLDSIAKEIQNLIELKITKNNIDKIEPFRQQAAAVANIKRNVLEKLEKTANSLQELQTKLEEKRELSKLIVEDIIPKGEDLKKYINRLKTRGTLYKHCKSELTWFNAENSILYRTAAILENQYNQCNQAKERLETVKKNTPNNFTEENASSMNLQLCRDISTFKAKLIPLINEVQTLREKYHEFEQQQEKTKKAQDQVKSSMNILINNLQSELESKKTKLTKDIEEKEELLKLIAKMKIIEERIKRDIKDSTISNPGKKIREELNFIIQAEEAKIKNLIMEKEHIKKINSVNEKQTQMWNSILSVFKYKIKYAEESKVSNGIIVRRGGTETLILQ
- the LOC107992615 gene encoding intraflagellar transport protein 81 homolog isoform X2 encodes the protein MKENIKFIVTEVNKLLGRNYNVIYFNSLSSEELLQVLKELLIKIQNQNIDGNISIKNETSEEISIYILSILRIFHYQPRIDPVSFRQGLVHGDSDIIHPIFTWLLSHIDVVQKRAYLSRFLVKIEVPSEYLSDPEVFAFYEQYMTLIDRFKTVHKEREIGKKNYENASELTTDLKTMEKEKEAVIIRIEKMRMKAETGIHLLNVARALRIEKDKERDLVLQEEQEKEIISRLQSNLQRLERELQTLKKDENEITVQTLLQHLSEVITVQTVVMNEKLPAEIHAQTNRIKALNTVKQYSYLNPDQITGLRNNLDSIAKEIQNLIELKITKNNIDKIEPFRQQAAAVANIKRNVLEKLEKTANSLQELQTKLEEKRELSKLIVEDIIPKGEDLKKYINRLKTRGTLYKHCKSELTWFNAENSILYRTAAILENQYNQCNQAKERLETVKKNTPNNFTEENASSMNLQLCRDISTFKAKLIPLINEVQTLREKYHEFEQQQEKTKKAQDQVKSSMNILINNLQSELESKKTKLTKDIEEKEELLKLIAKMKIIEERIKRDIKDSTISNPGKKIREELNFIIQAEEAKIKNLIMEKEHIKKINSVNEKQTQMWNSILSVFKYKIKYAEESKVSNGIIVRRGGTETLILQ
- the LOC107992615 gene encoding intraflagellar transport protein 81 homolog isoform X3 produces the protein MDRQGLVHGDSDIIHPIFTWLLSHIDVVQKRAYLSRFLVKIEVPSEYLSDPEVFAFYEQYMTLIDRFKTVHKEREIGKKNYENASELTTDLKTMEKEKEAVIIRIEKMRMKAETGIHLLNVARALRIEKDKERDLVLQEEQEKEIISRLQSNLQRLERELQTLKKDENEITVQTLLQHLSEVITVQTVVMNEKLPAEIHAQTNRIKALNTVKQYSYLNPDQITGLRNNLDSIAKEIQNLIELKITKNNIDKIEPFRQQAAAVANIKRNVLEKLEKTANSLQELQTKLEEKRELSKLIVEDIIPKGEDLKKYINRLKTRGTLYKHCKSELTWFNAENSILYRTAAILENQYNQCNQAKERLETVKKNTPNNFTEENASSMNLQLCRDISTFKAKLIPLINEVQTLREKYHEFEQQQEKTKKAQDQVKSSMNILINNLQSELESKKTKLTKDIEEKEELLKLIAKMKIIEERIKRDIKDSTISNPGKKIREELNFIIQAEEAKIKNLIMEKEHIKKINSVNEKQTQMWNSILSVFKYKIKYAEESKVSNGIIVRRGGTETLILQ
- the LOC107992615 gene encoding intraflagellar transport protein 81 homolog isoform X4 — encoded protein: MIEVPSEYLSDPEVFAFYEQYMTLIDRFKTVHKEREIGKKNYENASELTTDLKTMEKEKEAVIIRIEKMRMKAETGIHLLNVARALRIEKDKERDLVLQEEQEKEIISRLQSNLQRLERELQTLKKDENEITVQTLLQHLSEVITVQTVVMNEKLPAEIHAQTNRIKALNTVKQYSYLNPDQITGLRNNLDSIAKEIQNLIELKITKNNIDKIEPFRQQAAAVANIKRNVLEKLEKTANSLQELQTKLEEKRELSKLIVEDIIPKGEDLKKYINRLKTRGTLYKHCKSELTWFNAENSILYRTAAILENQYNQCNQAKERLETVKKNTPNNFTEENASSMNLQLCRDISTFKAKLIPLINEVQTLREKYHEFEQQQEKTKKAQDQVKSSMNILINNLQSELESKKTKLTKDIEEKEELLKLIAKMKIIEERIKRDIKDSTISNPGKKIREELNFIIQAEEAKIKNLIMEKEHIKKINSVNEKQTQMWNSILSVFKYKIKYAEESKVSNGIIVRRGGTETLILQ